One genomic segment of Paenibacillus durus includes these proteins:
- the sda gene encoding sporulation histidine kinase inhibitor Sda translates to MVELSDEMLLDSYHKAIELQLEHDFIALLLVEILKRNLHSPEHAVLQ, encoded by the coding sequence GTGGTTGAATTGTCGGATGAGATGTTGTTGGACTCTTATCACAAAGCCATAGAACTTCAGCTGGAGCATGATTTTATCGCTCTGTTATTAGTTGAAATTCTCAAACGGAACTTACACTCTCCAGAACATGCGGTACTTCAATAA
- a CDS encoding YheC/YheD family protein, with amino-acid sequence MAGRQLASKWRKTEALLSDSRISGYIPKTMPYSNTALHSMLQRYGNVVIKPIVGGGGYGVIKVFRDGRGYGFTYMDRTRIYQDYSSMAGALKRAKVKRSYLIQQGISLARIAGRPIDYRVKVVKNGEHWEFRSMVGRLARPGLFVTNLCKGGTMLTCREGLRRSLPRTKISAKRTEMRNLTITCIGVLERHFPGIGELGFDYAIDRTGRIWILEVNTRPQ; translated from the coding sequence ATGGCAGGAAGACAACTGGCCAGCAAATGGCGGAAGACTGAAGCGCTGCTCAGCGACAGCCGGATTTCCGGTTATATACCGAAAACGATGCCCTATAGTAATACCGCTCTGCATTCGATGCTTCAACGATACGGCAATGTGGTGATCAAACCGATTGTCGGCGGCGGGGGCTATGGCGTCATCAAGGTGTTCCGGGACGGCAGGGGGTATGGTTTTACCTATATGGACAGAACCAGAATCTATCAGGACTATTCCAGCATGGCGGGGGCGCTGAAGAGAGCCAAGGTCAAGCGCAGCTATTTGATCCAGCAGGGCATATCGCTTGCCAGAATAGCCGGACGTCCTATCGATTACCGGGTCAAGGTCGTGAAGAACGGAGAGCACTGGGAGTTTCGGTCCATGGTTGGCCGATTGGCCAGACCCGGACTGTTCGTGACCAATTTGTGCAAGGGAGGCACTATGCTAACCTGCCGGGAAGGGCTGAGAAGATCGCTTCCGCGGACTAAGATATCCGCCAAAAGAACGGAGATGCGCAATCTCACCATAACGTGTATTGGAGTGCTGGAGCGCCATTTTCCGGGAATTGGCGAACTCGGCTTCGATTATGCGATAGACCGTACGGGGAGAATCTGGATTCTGGAAGTGAACACAAGACCGCAATAA
- a CDS encoding winged helix-turn-helix transcriptional regulator has translation MIDPECPDAIKPVLEILDGKWTLLLLRDLFNGIKRFGELRRSLHPISPKTLTDRLRLLEEQGIVTRTLYPGVPLHVEYELTERGQRLQPIFAAIREWAQTEGACPKKEASELLLEKQ, from the coding sequence ATGATCGATCCTGAATGCCCTGACGCAATTAAACCCGTCTTGGAGATCTTAGATGGGAAGTGGACCCTTCTTCTCCTGCGTGATTTGTTCAATGGCATCAAACGTTTTGGGGAATTGCGTCGTTCGTTGCACCCAATTAGCCCGAAAACCTTGACAGATCGGTTACGCCTGTTAGAGGAGCAGGGAATCGTGACACGTACCCTTTATCCTGGAGTGCCTTTGCACGTTGAATATGAACTTACCGAACGCGGGCAGCGGCTCCAACCTATTTTTGCTGCAATAAGGGAGTGGGCTCAGACGGAAGGCGCATGTCCCAAAAAAGAAGCGAGCGAGTTGCTTTTGGAAAAGCAGTAA
- a CDS encoding alpha/beta fold hydrolase yields MKAEMKRPFEVDSSEYPFEDHWLPYRDGYVHYIDEGQGPTVLLLHGNPTWSYLYRNVIKELRGDCRLIALDYPGFGMSKAPSRFGFTPQEQSDAVVNLIRYLDLKNFVLVVQDWGGPIGLNYAVRYRENLRGIVVMNTWAWPATLLPMKIFSLAMGGWPLGYWLQTQRNFFAKVIIPNGIYHSEKVTDSLRKAYTAPFPTPESRKPTWIFPGQIRKARTWLAEIESKLPVLSDLPAQILWGTKDSAGFPLEEMAKWQSYLQMNVTEPLSDASHYVQEDRPDRVAAAIRRVLERTSKK; encoded by the coding sequence TTGAAAGCGGAAATGAAGAGACCTTTTGAAGTGGATTCATCGGAGTACCCATTCGAGGACCATTGGCTCCCTTACCGTGACGGATACGTTCATTACATTGACGAAGGACAAGGGCCGACGGTGCTTCTCCTTCACGGAAATCCCACGTGGTCTTATCTCTACCGAAATGTCATTAAGGAGCTGCGCGGCGACTGTCGTCTCATCGCTTTAGATTACCCTGGATTCGGTATGTCAAAAGCGCCTTCCCGCTTTGGGTTTACGCCACAAGAGCAATCCGATGCAGTCGTAAATTTAATCCGTTACTTGGACCTAAAGAATTTTGTTTTAGTAGTCCAGGATTGGGGAGGACCGATCGGATTAAACTATGCAGTTCGTTACCGGGAGAATCTGCGCGGCATCGTCGTGATGAATACCTGGGCCTGGCCCGCGACTCTTCTTCCGATGAAGATTTTTTCTTTGGCAATGGGGGGGTGGCCTCTCGGATACTGGCTTCAGACACAACGAAACTTTTTCGCCAAGGTCATTATTCCAAACGGGATATACCATTCTGAAAAAGTCACGGATAGCTTGAGAAAGGCCTATACCGCCCCGTTCCCAACTCCGGAATCAAGGAAACCAACATGGATTTTCCCCGGACAAATTCGGAAGGCACGAACGTGGCTCGCGGAGATTGAATCGAAACTGCCAGTGCTCTCTGATCTGCCCGCGCAAATACTGTGGGGAACGAAAGATAGTGCCGGCTTCCCGCTCGAAGAGATGGCTAAATGGCAGAGTTATCTTCAAATGAATGTAACCGAGCCCCTGAGCGATGCCTCTCACTACGTACAAGAGGATCGGCCAGATCGAGTTGCAGCAGCTATCCGTAGAGTTCTTGAAAGAACGTCGAAGAAATGA
- a CDS encoding dihydrofolate reductase family protein: MKTILWATLTANGNYAQSSPTHPPKKEALDDFAAQAKAAGNFIVGRRTFEGMQASGGGAFADIDIVVVSTSTKELPGITVAGSPQEALNYLQQKGHQTALIVGGADLHNAFLGHGLVDELMFNVAPVIEGKGLNLLIDKDDYQYKDVQLLDFKSLGSGVIQLHYAVGH, encoded by the coding sequence TTGAAAACAATTCTATGGGCAACATTGACCGCTAATGGTAACTATGCGCAGTCCAGCCCCACGCATCCGCCCAAAAAGGAAGCACTTGACGATTTTGCGGCGCAGGCCAAAGCTGCTGGAAACTTCATTGTCGGACGTAGAACATTCGAGGGCATGCAGGCAAGCGGTGGAGGTGCATTTGCCGATATTGATATCGTCGTGGTTTCTACAAGCACCAAAGAATTACCCGGCATAACGGTTGCGGGGTCACCGCAGGAAGCCTTAAACTATCTGCAACAGAAAGGCCATCAAACAGCCCTCATCGTGGGCGGCGCAGATCTTCATAATGCATTTTTAGGTCACGGCCTTGTTGACGAGTTAATGTTCAATGTAGCACCGGTAATAGAAGGCAAGGGGCTCAATCTTTTGATTGACAAAGACGACTACCAGTACAAGGATGTGCAGCTGTTGGATTTCAAGTCTCTTGGCAGTGGCGTCATTCAGTTGCACTACGCGGTGGGTCATTAA
- a CDS encoding S-layer homology domain-containing protein, with product MKKSIAALIMVLLLSTFWQALATASETVWFTDVSASADASSKQATVTGKVASGAGQLVTLKVVEPGGQFFLDSVKSGDGGVFTFKWNISAEGKYEVHIGAENSSTPYKTSFTYGLAPSPTGAPTPTPAPSAGPGLGSGGSGAAASQAPSPSPANIVRVTEDKLTFNEVLKEATFNLETGAEAHIPAALLEKLAQSGTGLNLESEQFTLKLSVQTLRDLLDQVSKAGGGEVAVSVNKVAAADMKSLLELAKQRNYAELKPGSDLYEFEMKLITSGGAETAISAFDHPLTLLLKANGLVAAKLAGIYYISDAGELEYFGSMSAKGWLSGKMSHFSKYTVLEYRKTFTDVPAGNWAYDAVTEMAAKHIVEGISLKEFAPARKVTRAEFAALLVRALGLSGGSASFTDVPAGKWYADEVAAAYQAGIVQGLGEASFKPERTISREEMAAMLVRAWSVLQPQAQPESAAPPVFKDQAAISVWARDAAGKAAGLGLMKGRGASAFVPQGTATRAEAAQAIANLLNAGN from the coding sequence ATGAAAAAAAGTATAGCCGCACTAATCATGGTTCTTCTCCTGTCTACGTTCTGGCAAGCATTGGCTACCGCTTCCGAAACCGTCTGGTTTACGGACGTCTCGGCAAGCGCGGACGCGTCCAGTAAGCAGGCAACGGTAACGGGGAAAGTGGCGTCCGGTGCCGGACAGTTGGTAACGCTGAAGGTGGTGGAACCCGGCGGACAATTTTTTCTGGACAGCGTAAAAAGCGGAGATGGCGGCGTGTTCACTTTTAAATGGAATATTTCCGCCGAGGGTAAGTACGAGGTGCACATCGGCGCAGAGAACAGCAGCACTCCTTATAAGACCAGCTTTACCTACGGACTGGCGCCATCTCCGACCGGAGCCCCGACTCCAACCCCGGCTCCATCAGCGGGACCGGGTTTGGGTTCGGGCGGCTCGGGTGCGGCGGCATCGCAGGCGCCTTCTCCCTCTCCCGCCAATATCGTGCGGGTGACGGAGGATAAGCTCACTTTTAACGAAGTCTTGAAGGAGGCGACTTTCAATCTTGAAACAGGTGCGGAAGCGCACATTCCGGCCGCTCTGCTGGAAAAGCTTGCGCAAAGCGGCACCGGCTTAAACTTGGAGAGTGAGCAATTTACGCTTAAGCTGAGTGTTCAGACGCTCCGCGACCTGCTGGATCAGGTATCCAAGGCGGGCGGCGGTGAAGTGGCTGTAAGTGTCAACAAGGTGGCCGCTGCCGACATGAAATCACTGCTGGAGCTTGCCAAGCAGCGCAATTATGCGGAACTTAAGCCGGGAAGCGATCTATACGAATTTGAGATGAAGCTGATCACAAGCGGCGGAGCGGAAACGGCGATCTCCGCATTCGATCATCCGCTCACACTCCTGCTTAAGGCAAATGGGCTTGTCGCGGCCAAACTGGCCGGAATCTATTATATTTCTGATGCAGGGGAGCTTGAGTATTTCGGCAGTATGTCTGCAAAGGGGTGGCTTAGCGGCAAAATGAGCCATTTCAGCAAATATACAGTGCTGGAGTACCGCAAGACGTTCACGGATGTTCCTGCCGGAAACTGGGCATATGACGCCGTTACGGAAATGGCGGCGAAGCACATTGTGGAAGGAATAAGCTTGAAAGAATTCGCGCCTGCACGCAAGGTGACGCGCGCGGAATTCGCGGCGCTGCTGGTACGAGCGCTCGGACTGAGCGGAGGCAGCGCGTCGTTCACGGACGTCCCGGCAGGCAAGTGGTATGCGGATGAGGTGGCGGCAGCCTACCAGGCCGGAATCGTCCAAGGCCTCGGCGAAGCTTCCTTCAAGCCGGAGCGGACGATCAGCCGCGAAGAAATGGCGGCAATGCTCGTCAGAGCCTGGAGCGTCCTTCAGCCGCAGGCCCAGCCCGAAAGCGCGGCGCCGCCGGTCTTTAAGGACCAAGCCGCAATCAGCGTTTGGGCGCGGGATGCCGCCGGGAAGGCAGCGGGACTTGGCCTGATGAAAGGCAGAGGCGCATCGGCGTTCGTCCCGCAGGGAACGGCAACCCGGGCGGAAGCGGCTCAGGCGATTGCGAATTTGCTTAATGCCGGGAATTGA